A single genomic interval of Tsukamurella paurometabola harbors:
- the hppD gene encoding 4-hydroxyphenylpyruvate dioxygenase, whose translation MTTKTAPVQTSLEQILTDEERLAGLGAEQLHQLVGLVSYDATRDVFPVNGWDAIVFVVGNATQAAHYYQSVWGMELVAYRGPEQGARDHKAYVLRSGSIRFVVQGAVSPESPLVRHHARHGDGVVDIALEVPDVDRCIAHARASGATVLEEPHDVTDEHGTVRIGAIATYGETRHTLVQRTVDGARYDGPYLPGYVPATSTFRKRDGAPRRIFQALDHIVGNVELGRMDEWVGFYNRVMGFTNMAEFIGDDIATDYSALMSKVVANGNHRVKFPLNEPAIAAKKSQIDEYLEYYDGPGAQHLAVATNDILAAVDALRAEGVEFLSTPDAYYDDPELRARIGQVRVPIEELQKRGILVDRDEDGYLLQIFTKPLGDRPTVFFEIIERHGSLGFGKGNFKALFEAIEREQDRRGNL comes from the coding sequence ATGACGACGAAGACCGCTCCCGTGCAGACCTCCCTCGAGCAGATCCTGACCGACGAGGAGAGGCTCGCCGGCCTCGGTGCCGAGCAACTGCACCAACTCGTCGGTCTCGTCTCCTACGACGCCACCCGCGACGTCTTCCCCGTCAACGGCTGGGACGCGATCGTCTTCGTCGTGGGCAACGCCACCCAGGCCGCGCACTACTACCAGTCCGTGTGGGGCATGGAGCTGGTCGCGTACCGCGGGCCGGAGCAGGGCGCGCGCGACCACAAGGCGTACGTGCTGCGCTCGGGGTCGATCCGATTCGTCGTCCAGGGCGCGGTGAGTCCCGAGAGCCCCCTCGTGCGGCACCACGCCCGGCACGGCGACGGCGTCGTCGACATCGCCCTCGAGGTGCCCGACGTCGACCGGTGCATCGCCCACGCCCGGGCCTCGGGCGCGACCGTGCTGGAGGAGCCGCACGACGTGACCGACGAGCACGGCACCGTGCGCATCGGAGCGATCGCCACGTACGGCGAGACCCGGCACACGCTGGTGCAGCGGACGGTCGACGGCGCGCGGTACGACGGGCCGTACCTCCCCGGCTACGTCCCCGCCACCAGCACCTTCCGCAAGCGCGACGGTGCCCCCCGGCGCATCTTCCAGGCCCTCGACCACATCGTCGGGAACGTCGAGCTCGGCCGGATGGACGAGTGGGTCGGCTTCTACAACCGCGTCATGGGCTTCACGAACATGGCGGAGTTCATCGGCGACGACATCGCCACCGACTACTCCGCCCTCATGTCCAAGGTGGTGGCGAACGGCAACCACCGGGTGAAGTTCCCGCTCAACGAGCCGGCGATCGCGGCGAAGAAGTCGCAGATCGACGAGTACCTCGAGTACTACGACGGCCCGGGTGCCCAGCACCTGGCCGTCGCCACCAACGACATCCTCGCCGCCGTCGACGCGCTGCGCGCCGAGGGCGTGGAGTTCCTCAGCACTCCCGACGCCTACTACGACGACCCCGAGCTCCGCGCCCGCATCGGACAGGTCCGGGTCCCGATCGAGGAGCTGCAGAAGCGCGGCATCCTGGTCGACCGCGACGAGGACGGCTACCTGCTGCAGATCTTCACCAAGCCGCTGGGCGACCGCCCCACGGTGTTCTTCGAGATCATCGAGCGCCACGGCTCGCTCGGCTTCGGCAAGGGGAACTTCAAGGCCCTGTTCGAGGCCATCGAGCGCGAACAGGATCGCCGCGGCAACCTCTGA
- a CDS encoding phosphoribosylanthranilate isomerase produces MFVKVCGLRTPETVDAAVEAGADAVGFVFAPGSVRLITPDEAAPLVARVPDAVETVGVFRGQPIDEVLRLARAAGVGTIQLHGDEPDGHFARAAAAGFRTIRAISAARFTAAGHTSDDRLLIDATVPGSGTTFSPADLPVPPTVDWLLAGGLRPGNVADLIAAFGPSGVDVSSGVESAPGVKDSTLIRAFLTAARS; encoded by the coding sequence GTGTTCGTCAAGGTGTGTGGGCTGCGGACGCCCGAGACCGTGGACGCCGCGGTCGAGGCCGGGGCCGACGCCGTGGGCTTCGTCTTCGCCCCGGGCAGCGTCCGGCTGATCACCCCCGACGAGGCCGCACCCCTGGTCGCGCGCGTGCCGGACGCGGTCGAGACCGTCGGCGTGTTCCGCGGCCAGCCGATCGACGAGGTGCTGCGGCTCGCCCGCGCGGCCGGGGTCGGCACGATCCAGCTGCACGGCGACGAGCCCGACGGCCACTTCGCGCGCGCCGCCGCGGCCGGCTTCCGCACCATCCGTGCGATCTCCGCCGCCCGGTTCACCGCTGCGGGCCACACGAGCGACGATCGCCTGCTCATCGATGCGACGGTGCCCGGCTCCGGCACGACGTTCTCCCCCGCGGACCTGCCGGTGCCGCCCACCGTCGACTGGCTGCTCGCCGGCGGCCTGCGCCCCGGCAACGTGGCCGACCTGATCGCGGCCTTCGGCCCATCGGGTGTGGACGTCTCCAGCGGTGTCGAGTCCGCACCCGGCGTGAAGGATTCCACGCTGATCCGCGCGTTCCTCACCGCGGCCCGTTCCTGA
- a CDS encoding ferritin, with protein MKLTDALEEKFNDQITLEFEASLVYRQLAIEMEIRDLPGIAAWLRHQADEEIVHANKWIDHLSDRDNHPRIGAVGAPKVDVSTVLDVFTVALEHERRVSDSIRDLYRAAADDIDSKALIQWFVNEQVEEEATVSEIVGRLKLIDGDGPGLLRLDEELGSRPTRTTEA; from the coding sequence ATGAAGCTCACGGATGCCCTCGAAGAGAAGTTCAACGACCAGATCACGCTCGAGTTCGAGGCCTCGCTGGTCTACCGCCAGCTGGCCATCGAGATGGAGATCCGTGATCTGCCCGGTATCGCGGCATGGCTGCGTCACCAGGCCGACGAGGAGATCGTCCACGCCAACAAGTGGATCGATCACCTCTCGGACCGCGACAACCACCCGCGGATCGGTGCCGTCGGTGCCCCGAAGGTGGACGTGTCGACCGTCCTCGACGTCTTCACCGTCGCCCTGGAGCACGAGCGGCGCGTGTCGGACTCGATCCGCGACCTGTACCGAGCGGCCGCGGACGACATCGACTCCAAGGCCCTCATCCAGTGGTTCGTCAACGAGCAGGTCGAGGAGGAGGCCACGGTCAGCGAGATCGTCGGTCGCCTCAAGCTGATCGACGGTGACGGCCCCGGCCTCCTGCGCCTCGACGAGGAGCTGGGTTCGCGGCCGACGCGCACCACCGAGGCCTGA
- a CDS encoding Lrp/AsnC family transcriptional regulator — translation MQESVALDDVDFALLGSLHRDPQIGVLETSRRIGVARATVQARLKKLETAGVIAGYQPHLDVAAAGFGVQCFVQLETAQGELSAVAEELAAIPNVLEAFATTGGSDVLCRVAAASHQGLQETLLRIGRSPLVARSISIVVLSEIVPFRALPLLRTLGGRPVPRAPHYRD, via the coding sequence ATGCAGGAATCGGTGGCGTTGGACGACGTCGACTTCGCCCTCCTCGGCTCCCTGCACCGCGACCCGCAGATCGGGGTGCTCGAGACGTCGCGCCGCATCGGGGTCGCCCGCGCGACCGTGCAGGCGCGGCTGAAGAAGCTGGAGACCGCCGGTGTCATCGCGGGCTACCAGCCGCACCTCGACGTCGCGGCGGCCGGCTTCGGGGTGCAGTGCTTCGTCCAGCTCGAGACGGCCCAGGGTGAGCTGAGCGCCGTCGCCGAGGAACTCGCCGCGATCCCGAACGTCCTGGAGGCGTTCGCCACCACCGGCGGGAGCGACGTGCTGTGCCGGGTGGCCGCCGCGTCGCACCAGGGGCTGCAGGAGACCCTGCTGCGGATCGGTCGGTCGCCGCTCGTCGCGCGGTCGATCAGCATCGTCGTGCTCTCGGAGATCGTGCCGTTCCGGGCGCTGCCGCTGCTGCGGACGCTCGGTGGCCGACCGGTGCCGCGGGCCCCGCACTACCGCGACTGA
- a CDS encoding ArnT family glycosyltransferase, with product MTETTSAPAHPVDATDPEPVAWVVLVPVLALSAIVAAFGASRYHLFGDELYFIAAGHHLSVSYADQGPILPLLALLGDALPGDSLVLFRLPSILITLVGILLSALIAREFGGGRFAQALTAGAYATSTFLLLQSSLLATNAIDTPLWVAITWLLVRWVRTRQDWLLFAAGVVTAIDMQVKWLIPVFWVCAIAASLIWGPRDLVRRPALWLGGAFTVVTMIPALIWQAQRGWPYLQLTDQVAAESQYAGGRIAFVPIMLLTAGVLGCLLLLYGLYALLRSDRFRPYRFLAPAFVLLVIVFIITAGRPYYPGGMLPVIIAAGAVAFEAVPKPRLRAAITAPLSVLAVGSIIVSLPLTPESEIAEPKSVMEAGMQISVYGQFGWPELTRAVEQSIAELPEGERPQAIVASSYWQAAALDYYGTGLPPVYSPSRGYGFFGEPADSATTVLRVINSDAELQDDMCDRARTLRRFDHRIGFPTASTGVDIRLCHPRAPWSALWPELRRI from the coding sequence ATGACTGAGACCACGTCCGCCCCCGCCCATCCCGTCGACGCCACCGATCCCGAGCCGGTCGCGTGGGTCGTCCTCGTACCGGTCCTCGCACTGAGCGCGATCGTCGCGGCGTTCGGCGCGAGCAGATACCACCTGTTCGGCGACGAGTTGTACTTCATCGCCGCCGGTCATCACCTCTCCGTGAGTTACGCGGACCAGGGCCCGATCCTGCCGTTACTGGCGCTCCTCGGCGATGCGCTGCCGGGCGATTCCCTGGTGCTGTTCCGCCTGCCGTCGATCCTCATCACCCTGGTGGGGATCCTGCTGTCGGCGTTGATCGCCCGCGAGTTCGGCGGCGGCCGCTTCGCGCAGGCCCTGACGGCGGGCGCGTACGCCACCTCGACCTTCCTGCTGCTGCAGTCCTCGCTGCTCGCGACCAATGCCATCGACACCCCGCTGTGGGTGGCGATCACCTGGCTCCTCGTGCGCTGGGTGCGCACCCGGCAGGACTGGCTGCTGTTCGCCGCGGGGGTGGTGACCGCGATCGACATGCAGGTCAAGTGGCTGATCCCGGTGTTCTGGGTGTGCGCGATCGCGGCATCGCTGATCTGGGGGCCGCGGGATCTGGTGCGCCGGCCCGCGCTGTGGCTCGGTGGCGCGTTCACGGTGGTCACCATGATCCCGGCCCTCATCTGGCAGGCGCAGCGCGGCTGGCCGTACCTCCAACTCACCGATCAGGTCGCCGCGGAGAGCCAGTACGCGGGCGGACGGATCGCCTTCGTCCCGATCATGCTGCTCACCGCCGGCGTGCTCGGCTGCCTGCTCCTGTTGTACGGCCTCTACGCCCTGCTGCGTTCAGATCGCTTCCGGCCGTACAGGTTCCTCGCTCCGGCCTTCGTCCTGCTGGTTATCGTCTTCATCATCACCGCGGGCCGGCCGTACTACCCCGGCGGCATGCTGCCGGTCATCATCGCGGCGGGTGCCGTCGCGTTCGAGGCGGTGCCGAAGCCACGACTCCGCGCCGCGATCACCGCGCCGCTGTCCGTCCTCGCGGTCGGTTCGATCATCGTGAGCCTGCCGCTCACGCCCGAATCGGAGATCGCGGAACCGAAGTCGGTGATGGAGGCGGGGATGCAGATCTCGGTGTACGGGCAGTTCGGGTGGCCCGAGCTGACCCGAGCGGTCGAGCAATCGATCGCGGAACTCCCGGAAGGTGAACGGCCACAGGCCATCGTCGCCAGTTCCTATTGGCAGGCGGCCGCACTGGACTACTACGGGACGGGCCTACCGCCGGTGTACAGCCCGAGCCGTGGGTACGGGTTCTTCGGGGAGCCCGCGGATTCCGCGACGACCGTTCTCCGCGTCATCAACTCCGACGCCGAGTTGCAGGACGACATGTGCGACCGGGCGCGCACGCTCCGGCGGTTCGACCACCGGATCGGATTCCCCACCGCGTCCACGGGCGTGGACATCCGTCTCTGCCATCCGCGGGCGCCCTGGTCGGCGCTGTGGCCGGAACTACGGCGCATCTGA
- a CDS encoding TetR/AcrR family transcriptional regulator has protein sequence MRPENEPGGQRSFIEEARRRQIIAAAVEVLADEGYGRATLARIAQQAGISKGVISYHFDGKDDLMRQVVIQLFVAGAEFMGPRLAEQHSATDVLRTYIASNLEYIKEQRRFLGAMVEVVLNLRNPDGTPAFSPSDGEKEMLAPLAGILRDGQESGEFSTDFDATIMARLIRDAIDGAAGRAARDPDLDLDAHAELMVRTFLAAVQPSPRDSAHPAPSEDTDD, from the coding sequence ATGCGGCCAGAAAACGAACCGGGCGGCCAGCGGTCGTTCATCGAGGAGGCGCGCCGCCGCCAGATCATCGCGGCGGCGGTCGAGGTGCTCGCCGATGAGGGGTACGGCCGCGCCACCCTGGCCCGCATCGCCCAGCAGGCCGGGATCTCGAAGGGCGTCATCTCGTACCACTTCGACGGCAAGGACGACCTGATGCGTCAGGTCGTGATCCAACTGTTCGTAGCCGGCGCGGAGTTCATGGGCCCCCGCCTCGCCGAGCAGCACTCCGCGACGGACGTCCTGCGCACCTACATCGCCAGCAACCTCGAGTACATCAAGGAGCAGCGCCGCTTCCTGGGCGCCATGGTCGAGGTGGTGCTCAACCTGCGGAACCCGGACGGTACCCCCGCCTTCAGCCCGAGCGACGGCGAGAAGGAGATGCTCGCGCCGCTCGCCGGGATCCTGCGCGACGGCCAGGAATCCGGCGAGTTCTCCACCGATTTCGACGCGACGATCATGGCGCGCCTGATCCGCGACGCGATCGACGGCGCCGCCGGCCGGGCGGCCCGTGACCCGGACCTGGACCTCGACGCCCACGCGGAACTGATGGTCCGCACCTTCCTCGCCGCGGTGCAGCCCTCGCCGCGCGACTCCGCACACCCCGCACCGTCGGAGGACACCGATGACTGA
- a CDS encoding PepSY-associated TM helix domain-containing protein produces MSITDSAAENAPPTDPSPSASSPRSGWRAAILRLHFYAGLLVGPFLLIAAISGGLYAAAPTVEKFVYADQLEARTDGPARPLAEQVAAAQASRPDLTVAAVRTGDGPGVTTRVLFDDPALTADGRQLAVYVDPASAQVQGALPVYGSVEALPIRFWIDRLHVDLHLGDVGRFYSELAASWLWVVALGGFYLWWRHRRGNPRRMLTYDRRAKGRGGRMGRHAAVGTWLLVGLLFFSATGLTWSKYAGENIGQVRAELGWTKPALSTSLTPGGGQGGGGEHADHQMPSAAPTVAPEVAEQTRARNIAALDRAVTEAAARGVDGAVQVSIPKDPTVAITVAQTRQPWRMGIDSATVDPSTGQVITVLTFASWPLLAKATELLINTHMGWQFGLLNQIALVAFAALLVTVIVRGYLMWWQRRPKRGGLPKPPARGAIRKVEPSHAIPAILGIAFLGWFLPVFGVSLLAFVVLDLAIGVAKRGRANLRNSP; encoded by the coding sequence ATGTCCATCACCGATTCGGCGGCCGAGAACGCGCCGCCGACCGATCCTTCGCCGTCCGCCTCTTCGCCGCGGTCCGGGTGGCGCGCCGCGATTCTGCGGCTGCACTTCTACGCGGGCCTGCTCGTGGGCCCGTTCCTGCTCATCGCCGCGATCAGCGGCGGTCTGTACGCCGCCGCTCCCACCGTCGAGAAGTTCGTCTACGCCGACCAGTTGGAGGCGCGGACGGACGGTCCGGCGCGGCCGCTCGCCGAGCAGGTCGCCGCGGCGCAGGCGTCGCGGCCCGACCTGACTGTGGCGGCGGTGCGCACCGGGGACGGCCCCGGAGTCACCACCCGCGTGCTGTTCGACGATCCGGCCCTGACCGCCGACGGGCGCCAACTCGCCGTCTACGTCGACCCGGCATCGGCGCAGGTCCAAGGCGCACTGCCGGTGTACGGCTCCGTCGAGGCCCTGCCGATCCGGTTCTGGATCGACCGGCTCCACGTCGACCTGCACCTCGGCGATGTCGGCCGCTTCTACAGCGAGCTCGCGGCGTCGTGGCTGTGGGTCGTCGCGCTCGGCGGCTTCTACCTGTGGTGGCGGCACCGCCGGGGGAACCCGCGCCGCATGCTGACCTACGACCGCAGGGCCAAGGGCCGGGGCGGCCGGATGGGCCGGCACGCCGCCGTGGGCACGTGGCTGCTCGTCGGGCTGCTGTTCTTCTCCGCGACGGGCCTGACCTGGTCCAAGTACGCGGGCGAGAACATCGGCCAGGTGCGCGCCGAGCTGGGCTGGACCAAACCCGCGCTGTCGACGTCGCTGACGCCGGGCGGCGGGCAGGGCGGGGGCGGCGAGCACGCCGACCACCAGATGCCCTCCGCCGCACCGACGGTGGCGCCGGAGGTGGCCGAGCAGACCCGGGCCCGGAACATCGCGGCCCTGGACCGGGCCGTCACCGAGGCCGCGGCGCGCGGCGTCGACGGCGCCGTCCAGGTGTCGATCCCGAAGGACCCGACCGTGGCGATCACGGTGGCGCAGACCCGGCAGCCGTGGCGGATGGGTATCGACTCCGCCACCGTCGATCCGTCCACGGGCCAGGTGATCACGGTGCTCACCTTCGCCTCGTGGCCGCTGCTGGCGAAGGCGACGGAGCTGCTCATCAACACCCACATGGGTTGGCAGTTCGGTCTGCTCAACCAGATCGCATTGGTTGCGTTCGCCGCGCTCCTCGTCACGGTGATCGTGCGCGGCTACCTGATGTGGTGGCAGCGGCGGCCCAAGCGCGGCGGACTCCCGAAGCCGCCCGCACGGGGCGCGATCCGGAAGGTCGAACCGTCGCACGCGATTCCGGCGATTCTGGGCATCGCGTTCCTGGGCTGGTTCCTGCCGGTGTTCGGCGTTTCGCTGCTCGCTTTCGTGGTCCTCGATCTTGCGATAGGCGTGGCTAAGAGGGGTAGGGCTAACCTAAGAAATAGCCCCTGA